In Acidimicrobiales bacterium, a single genomic region encodes these proteins:
- a CDS encoding VTT domain-containing protein, whose amino-acid sequence MSSAELTGVAGWMATILATAGPPGVGLIVLVENLFPPIPSEAVLPAAGFLAAQGEFGVVPATVWATAGSVVGALLLYGGGRWIGDRRMTALIDRIPLMSTADAERAWSAFDRFGEPAVMWGRMVPGVRSLVSIPAGARGMALGPFLARTLVGSAAWNSVLIGAGFGLGDSFSSAAVAAEWANRLVYLAVAVGAALLVGGRVRRRVGRGASSIPLDQTGDGSDALVAASTSMTEATGGACLDGPLRRAVRVRQPGEQVRVLLVEDDRRLGLLIRQLLEEDGYETTWVDQISLALEALHIDDFDVVVSDFNLPDGIGLDILRASAPPVVVCTGRDDPDVLGQVRSEGAAEVLIKPFSLDDLRSILAAIVDRV is encoded by the coding sequence GTGAGCAGTGCCGAACTGACCGGCGTGGCCGGCTGGATGGCCACCATCCTGGCCACCGCCGGCCCGCCCGGCGTCGGCCTCATCGTTCTCGTCGAGAACCTCTTCCCACCGATCCCCAGCGAAGCAGTGCTGCCCGCGGCCGGATTCCTGGCCGCCCAGGGTGAGTTCGGCGTCGTCCCTGCCACCGTGTGGGCCACAGCCGGGAGCGTCGTCGGGGCGCTGCTGCTCTACGGTGGCGGCCGCTGGATCGGCGACCGACGGATGACGGCGCTCATCGACCGAATTCCGCTGATGTCGACCGCGGACGCTGAACGCGCCTGGTCGGCGTTCGACCGATTCGGTGAGCCGGCGGTGATGTGGGGCCGCATGGTTCCCGGCGTTCGCAGCCTGGTGTCGATCCCTGCGGGTGCCCGTGGCATGGCGCTCGGTCCGTTCCTGGCGCGGACGCTCGTCGGATCTGCGGCGTGGAACTCGGTCCTGATCGGCGCAGGCTTCGGGCTCGGCGATTCGTTCAGTTCGGCCGCTGTGGCGGCCGAATGGGCGAACCGGCTGGTGTATCTCGCCGTCGCTGTCGGTGCAGCGCTGCTCGTCGGCGGGCGTGTACGCAGGCGCGTCGGTCGAGGCGCGTCCAGCATCCCACTCGACCAGACAGGAGACGGGTCCGACGCTCTCGTCGCGGCGTCAACGTCGATGACCGAGGCGACGGGCGGAGCTTGCCTGGACGGTCCGCTACGTCGCGCCGTGCGGGTGCGGCAGCCGGGTGAGCAGGTCCGTGTGCTCCTGGTCGAGGATGATCGGCGCCTGGGCCTGCTAATCAGGCAACTACTCGAGGAGGACGGCTACGAGACGACCTGGGTGGACCAGATCTCGCTGGCGCTCGAGGCGCTGCACATCGACGATTTCGACGTCGTGGTGAGTGACTTCAATCTTCCCGACGGCATCGGCCTGGACATCCTTCGTGCCAGCGCCCCACCGGTCGTGGTCTGCACCGGACGCGACGACCCTGACGTGCTCGGCCAGGTGCGGAGCGAGGGCGCAGCCGAGGTGTTGATCAAGCCGTTCAGTCTCGACGATCTCCGATCGATCCTGGCAGCCATCGTCGACCGCGTCTGA
- a CDS encoding metallophosphoesterase produces MTNPSATGPSSWRVRLAFVVVAFLLAAGIAVSAVGRDKTWHWIESWWRLDIGAPAATSPYPVDLETPDVRLAVAGDVGTGESAEYDTASAMDALELTGEFDALLLLGDNVYPAGDPAALRTNVLDPFAQVLDNGTELVAALGNHDIQTNNGDGQIDSLGLPGRWYAERFGPVRVVVVDSTQASNAEQLTWLEDELSTPTDAAWTVVIQHHPPFSAGYHGSHEPSQQHLVPLYETYDVDLVLSGHDHDYQRIAPQNGVTYVVSGGAAKLRRTASAGFTVVAASTYHFVEIAAFDSRLDLRAVDQDGRVFDSFSLTTPASATPHSSRGSTSIVTPRPTWPRNHPDR; encoded by the coding sequence ATGACGAACCCTTCCGCCACGGGTCCGTCATCGTGGCGCGTCCGACTCGCGTTCGTGGTGGTCGCGTTCCTCCTCGCGGCCGGAATCGCGGTATCCGCCGTCGGTCGCGACAAGACGTGGCACTGGATCGAGTCGTGGTGGCGCCTCGACATCGGTGCTCCTGCGGCGACCAGTCCGTATCCCGTCGATCTCGAGACCCCGGACGTTCGCCTCGCCGTCGCCGGCGACGTCGGCACCGGCGAGTCCGCCGAGTACGACACCGCATCGGCGATGGACGCCCTGGAGTTGACCGGCGAGTTCGACGCGCTCCTGCTGCTCGGTGACAACGTCTACCCGGCCGGCGACCCGGCCGCGCTGAGGACGAACGTCTTGGACCCGTTCGCCCAGGTGCTCGACAACGGCACCGAGCTCGTCGCTGCGCTGGGGAACCATGACATCCAGACCAACAACGGCGACGGCCAGATCGACTCGCTCGGCCTCCCGGGCCGCTGGTACGCGGAACGGTTCGGGCCCGTGCGAGTCGTGGTCGTCGACTCGACCCAGGCGTCGAACGCCGAACAACTCACCTGGCTCGAGGACGAACTCTCGACGCCGACCGATGCAGCATGGACCGTCGTCATCCAGCATCACCCGCCGTTCTCGGCCGGCTACCACGGCAGCCATGAGCCGTCGCAGCAGCACCTGGTCCCGCTCTACGAGACGTACGACGTCGACCTCGTGCTGTCGGGCCACGACCACGACTACCAACGCATCGCCCCCCAGAACGGGGTGACGTACGTCGTCTCCGGCGGGGCCGCCAAGCTACGGAGGACGGCATCTGCTGGGTTCACTGTCGTGGCGGCGTCGACCTATCACTTCGTCGAGATCGCTGCCTTTGACTCACGCCTCGACCTCCGCGCCGTCGACCAGGACGGCCGGGTCTTCGACTCGTTCTCGCTCACCACTCCAGCCTCAGCTACACCCCACTCCTCGAGGGGGAGCACCAGTATCGTCACACCCAGGCCGACGTGGCCGCGCAATCATCCTGACCGATGA
- a CDS encoding PepSY domain-containing protein: MSIKDRSTRIAAGGAAALGLTLGVAGLAGAATSPDQTASPAPAVEEDQTQDPILNGSIQSPEDESLSEADEAKALEGLATIAASDAEHAALAANPGATVNSSELGNENGSVVYEVDLTDASGADVEVKVDAGNGDILSQENDDDGNEADEGDEGSASGADEANEAAEVTPNG, from the coding sequence ATGTCCATCAAGGATCGTTCCACGCGGATCGCCGCCGGCGGTGCCGCAGCACTCGGCCTGACCCTCGGCGTCGCCGGCCTAGCCGGCGCCGCAACCTCGCCCGACCAGACCGCGAGCCCGGCACCGGCGGTCGAGGAGGACCAGACCCAAGATCCCATCCTCAACGGCTCGATCCAGAGCCCCGAGGACGAGTCGCTCTCCGAAGCCGACGAGGCCAAGGCGCTCGAGGGCCTCGCCACCATCGCCGCCTCCGACGCCGAGCATGCCGCGCTCGCCGCCAACCCCGGCGCCACTGTCAACAGCTCGGAGCTGGGCAACGAGAACGGCAGCGTCGTCTACGAGGTCGACCTCACCGACGCCAGCGGTGCGGACGTCGAGGTCAAGGTCGACGCCGGCAACGGCGACATCCTCTCCCAGGAGAACGACGACGACGGCAACGAGGCGGACGAAGGCGACGAGGGCTCGGCATCCGGGGCCGACGAGGCGAACGAGGCGGCGGAGGTGACGCCCAACGGCTGA